Proteins co-encoded in one Daphnia magna isolate NIES unplaced genomic scaffold, ASM2063170v1.1 Dm_contigs336, whole genome shotgun sequence genomic window:
- the LOC116918435 gene encoding uncharacterized protein LOC116918435 — MMQAIIVHAAPAVTPRCKQCHMETTICVRCASCKEVLCFECDFSYHRTKPFHTRQCMQLDSSFPLKPTQFLDSSGNIFEKYVHVPLFLPTECSNCRAEGSLKCQAGSKSIAVITRDGRFDLSNTSFCCSKCLCIAEASVEVYLQSGFWPGCPTSLTYLFSTDVLEHWTHLKHQLPGSSERKYLTILEELSKTRGRFDVISRVHFARASREYEYMQHQINTKILSRQVMVCKACGVKPKALHVDGNFKLYRWRLSHIKDRSRSLFNSDIIHSDEDVKSHVELIDSVKPRGKGKDTCGDSAYTASRLESNRKKNMDQTGVLMGSCRHGVILGAANMGRGETYRHVHFLHSKISCEFFCQDVVCKYFSFAEEIGKTKGLERFAQVTQNCTGFLSRWHGKTHSWPCQLLWGGSWKLHAAATTGEEQEQVFSTMSRYSNTTRYMSDASRRDHLSAAIGYWNRRKEENMGKTLVKRLLKARKKVACLEKEFDSLMRERGLVEEDLPKILEHLRTKAINSHDKIASTNWPLAYEKEDLEGLYLQIHRLQYRIETVAVSSKERTKLRKGITKAKKRAEGHILFVNQMIENCQTKLQPKVAEAEIRTWRKVEPTDFTEGIFPWQTEGSVSGRGNFHLIDLWMLLRRFKEEVTETPIEMFRYLDSLSHLKKSLELSLSCSELPLNRGKRFLVCNEIKKIETNLASSLSLFEEYLPPDKHDVFYEFYNSSED, encoded by the exons ATGATGCAAGCAATTATTGTGCATGCAGCTCCAGCTGTAACACCCCGCTGTAAGCAGTGTCACATGGAAACCACCATTTGTGTGCGTTGTGCATCATGTAAAGAGGTGTTATGCTTTGAGTGTGATTTTAGTTATCACAGAACAAAGCCCTTCCATACGCGTCAATGTATGCAGCTGGACTCATCTTTTCCATTAAAACCAACCCAGTTCCTTGATTCCAGtggaaatatttttgaaaaat atgTTCATGTGCCATTGTTTCTACCAACTGAATGCTCCAATTGTAGAGCCGAAGGGAGCCTGAAATGCCAGGCCGGTTCAAAATCGATTGCTGTTATCACTCGTGATG GTCGCTTTGATCTCTCAAACACTTCTTTTTGCTGCTCGAAATGCCTTTGCATAGCAGAAGCAAGTGTTGAAGTATATCTTCAGTCTGGATTTTGGCCTGGATGTCCGACGTCCTTAACGTATTTGTTCTCCACAGATGTACTGGAACATTGGACTCATCTCAAGCATCAGCTGCCGGGGTCCTCAGAACGTAAATATCTAACAATTTTAGAGGAATTATCAAAAACAAGAGGCAGA TTCGATGTCATCAGCCGGGTTCATTTTGCTCGAGCTTCGAGAGAGTACGAATATATGCAACATCAAATTAACACGAAAATTTTGTCCCGGCAAGTTATGGTTTGTAAAGCATGCGGTGTGAAACCCAAAGCTTTGCACGTTGATGGAAATTTTAAGCTTTATCGATGGCGTTTATCTCACATCAA AGATAGATCTCGCTCTCTTTTTAATAGTGATATTATTCACTCTGATGAAGATGTGAAGAGCCATGTAGAATTGATTGACTCTGTTAAGCCCAGG GGAAAAGGCAAAGATACTTGTGGAGATTCCGCATATACCGCTAGCCGTCTAGAATCCAATCGGAAGAAAAACATGGACCAAACGGGAGTTCTAATGGGTTCTTGCCGTCACGGAGTTATTCTAGGAGCGGCGAATATGGGTCGTGGGGAGACATATCGTCATGTCCATTTTCTTCATAGCAAAATTTCTTGCGAATTCTTTTGTCAAGATGTCGTGTGCAAATATTTCTCCTTTGCTGAAGAAATTGGCAAAACAAAGGGACTCGAAAGATTTGCACAAGTAACGCAGAATTGTACTGGCTTCCTGTCCCGATGGCACGGAAAAACTCACTCATGGCCATGCCAATTGTTATGGGGTGGAAGTTGGAAACTCCATGCAGCTGCTACCACGGGGGAGGAACAAGAACAAGTCTTTTCAACAATGTCGCGATATTCCAACACAACCCGTTATATGAGTGATGCTTCCCGAAGGGATCATCTAAGCGCTGCAATCGGATATTGGAATAggcgaaaagaagaaaatatgggGAAAACTCTTGTCAAGCGTTTGCTAAAAGCTCGGAAGAAGGTCGCCTGTctagaaaaagaatttgattcCTTGATGAGAGAAAGAGGGCTAGTGGAAGAAGATCTGCCAAAGATACTGGAACACCTTCGCACTAAGGCAATAAATTCTCATGATAAAATTGCTTCGACAAACTGGCCTCTCGCATATGAAAAAGAAGACTTAGAGGGACTTTATCTTCAAATACATAGGTTGCAATATAGGATAGAAACAGTAGCCG TTTCATCTAAAGAGAgaacaaaattaagaaaagGAATTACCAAAGCTAAAAAAAGGGCCGAAGGGCATATCTTGTTTGTTAATCAAATGATTGAAAATTGCCAAACAAAATTGCAGCCTAAAGTTGCTGAAGCTGAAATTAGAACCTGGCGGAAAGTCGAACCAACTGACTTCACTGAAGGAATTTTCCCATGGCAAACAGAAGGATCGG TTTCTGGTCGAGGCAATTTTCACCTGATCGACCTGTGGATGCTCCTAAGAAGATTTAAAGAAGAAGTAACTGAAACTCCCATCGAAATGTTTCGATACTTGGATTCGTTATCACATCTCAAAAAGTCACTGGAACTAAGTTTGTCATGTTCTGAATTACCTTTAAATCGAGGGAAACGTTTTCTTGTAtgtaatgaaataaaaaaaattgaaactaaCCTAGCTTCCTCGCTCTCACTTTTTGAGGAATACTTACCGCCAGATAAACACGACgtgttttatgaattttacaATAGTTCTGAAGATTAG
- the LOC116918432 gene encoding uncharacterized protein LOC116918432 isoform X3, with protein MMQAIIVHATPAVTPRYVHVPLFLPTECSNCRAEGSLKCQAGSKSIAVITRDGRFDLSNTSFCCSKCLCIAEASVEVYLQSGFWPGCPTSLTYLFSTDVLEHWTHLKHQLPGSSERKYLTILEELSKTRGRFDVISRVHFARASREYEYMQHQINTKILSRQVMVCKACGVKPKALHVDGNFKLYRWRLSHIKEKAKILVEIPHIPLAVYYTSESHIIRNADTSEFPDQCTTITDAVSTDSPTNFAHPIGKTRRTKAHLKGVPEKRARSEGKQHASSRVKNSVIDLDYHKSITGDVLTRSLITDCAAGQLKIGSRNSCENFSSATPSRTPPFPPTPTPSPTPSFPPTPSPSPIHPVPLPLQISNAIKVNNKDLVKTPEEMFFRGPQGKLLKVVRCTQTYFNSKLNFEPGKYHPFSYILSFLKERILNQESAILVHIVKSDSSLSPMPLSVSP; from the exons ATGATGCAAGCAATTATTGTGCATGCAACTCCAGCTGTAACACCCCGCT atgTTCATGTGCCATTGTTTCTACCAACTGAATGCTCCAATTGTAGAGCAGAAGGGAGCCTGAAATGCCAGGCCGGTTCAAAATCGATTGCTGTTATCACTCGTGATG GTCGCTTTGATCTCTCAAACACTTCTTTTTGCTGCTCGAAATGCCTTTGCATAGCAGAAGCAAGTGTTGAAGTATATCTTCAGTCTGGATTTTGGCCTGGATGTCCGACGTCCTTAACGTATTTGTTCTCCACAGATGTACTGGAACATTGGACTCATCTCAAGCATCAGCTGCCGGGGTCCTCAGAACGTAAATATCTAACAATTTTAGAGGAATTATCAAAAACAAGAGGCAGA TTCGATGTCATCAGCCGGGTTCATTTTGCTCGAGCTTCGAGAGAGTACGAATATATGCAACATCAAATTAACACGAAAATTTTGTCCCGGCAAGTTATGGTTTGTAAAGCATGCGGTGTGAAACCCAAAGCTTTGCACGTTGATGGAAATTTTAAGCTTTATCGATGGCGTTTATCTCACATCAA GGAAAAGGCAAAGATACTTGTGGAGATTCCGCATATACCGCTGGCCGTATATTATACATCGGAATCTCATATAATACGGAATGCTGATACATCGGAATTTCCTGATCAATGCACTACTATCACTGATGCTGTCTCAACTGATTCTCCAACAAATTTTGCTCATCCCATAG GGAAAACTCGAAGAACCAAAGCCCATTTAAAAGGTGTTCCCGAAAAGCGAGCACGTTCGGAGGGGAAACAGCATGCTTCATCAC GAGTTAAAAATTCAGTGATTGATTTGGATTACCACAAGTCTATAACTGGAGATGTCCTTACCCGATCTTTAATAACCGATTGTGCTGCTGGGCAGTTGAAGATAGGAAGCAGGAACAGCTGTGAAAATTTCAGCAGTGCAACTCCAAGCCGCACTCCTCCTTTTCCTCCTACTCCTACTCCAAGTCCTACTCCTTCTTTTCCTCCGACTCCAAGTCCTTCTCCAATTCATCCAGTGCCTTTACCTCTTCAAATAAGCAATGCTATAAAAGTAAACAACAAGGATCTGGTCAAAACTCCCGAAGAAATGTTTTTTAGAGGACCACAAGGAAAA CTCCTTAAGGTTGTTCGCTGTACCCAAACATATTTCAATTCTAAACTCAATTTTGAACCAGGAAAGTACCATCCTTTTTCATATATATTGTCTttcttaaaagaaagaattctGAACCAAGAAAGTGCTATCCTTGTTCATATTGTAAAGAGCGATTCATCATTGTCTCCCATGCCACTATCAGTGTCTCCATAG
- the LOC116918432 gene encoding uncharacterized protein LOC116918432 isoform X1: protein MMQAIIVHATPAVTPRCKQCHMETTICVRCASCKEVLCFECDFSYHRTRPFHTRQCMQLDSSFPLKPTQFLDPSGNIFDKYVHVPLFLPTECSNCRAEGSLKCQAGSKSIAVITRDGRFDLSNTSFCCSKCLCIAEASVEVYLQSGFWPGCPTSLTYLFSTDVLEHWTHLKHQLPGSSERKYLTILEELSKTRGRFDVISRVHFARASREYEYMQHQINTKILSRQVMVCKACGVKPKALHVDGNFKLYRWRLSHIKEKAKILVEIPHIPLAVYYTSESHIIRNADTSEFPDQCTTITDAVSTDSPTNFAHPIGKTRRTKAHLKGVPEKRARSEGKQHASSRVKNSVIDLDYHKSITGDVLTRSLITDCAAGQLKIGSRNSCENFSSATPSRTPPFPPTPTPSPTPSFPPTPSPSPIHPVPLPLQISNAIKVNNKDLVKTPEEMFFRGPQGKLLKVVRCTQTYFNSKLNFEPGKYHPFSYILSFLKERILNQESAILVHIVKSDSSLSPMPLSVSP from the exons ATGATGCAAGCAATTATTGTGCATGCAACTCCAGCTGTAACACCCCGCTGTAAGCAGTGTCACATGGAAACCACCATTTGTGTGCGTTGTGCATCATGTAAAGAGGTGTTATGCTTTGAGTGTGATTTTAGTTATCACAGAACAAGGCCCTTCCATACGCGTCAATGTATGCAGCTGGACTCATCTTTTCCATTAAAACCAACCCAGTTCCTTGATCCCAGTGGAAATATTTTTGACAAAT atgTTCATGTGCCATTGTTTCTACCAACTGAATGCTCCAATTGTAGAGCAGAAGGGAGCCTGAAATGCCAGGCCGGTTCAAAATCGATTGCTGTTATCACTCGTGATG GTCGCTTTGATCTCTCAAACACTTCTTTTTGCTGCTCGAAATGCCTTTGCATAGCAGAAGCAAGTGTTGAAGTATATCTTCAGTCTGGATTTTGGCCTGGATGTCCGACGTCCTTAACGTATTTGTTCTCCACAGATGTACTGGAACATTGGACTCATCTCAAGCATCAGCTGCCGGGGTCCTCAGAACGTAAATATCTAACAATTTTAGAGGAATTATCAAAAACAAGAGGCAGA TTCGATGTCATCAGCCGGGTTCATTTTGCTCGAGCTTCGAGAGAGTACGAATATATGCAACATCAAATTAACACGAAAATTTTGTCCCGGCAAGTTATGGTTTGTAAAGCATGCGGTGTGAAACCCAAAGCTTTGCACGTTGATGGAAATTTTAAGCTTTATCGATGGCGTTTATCTCACATCAA GGAAAAGGCAAAGATACTTGTGGAGATTCCGCATATACCGCTGGCCGTATATTATACATCGGAATCTCATATAATACGGAATGCTGATACATCGGAATTTCCTGATCAATGCACTACTATCACTGATGCTGTCTCAACTGATTCTCCAACAAATTTTGCTCATCCCATAG GGAAAACTCGAAGAACCAAAGCCCATTTAAAAGGTGTTCCCGAAAAGCGAGCACGTTCGGAGGGGAAACAGCATGCTTCATCAC GAGTTAAAAATTCAGTGATTGATTTGGATTACCACAAGTCTATAACTGGAGATGTCCTTACCCGATCTTTAATAACCGATTGTGCTGCTGGGCAGTTGAAGATAGGAAGCAGGAACAGCTGTGAAAATTTCAGCAGTGCAACTCCAAGCCGCACTCCTCCTTTTCCTCCTACTCCTACTCCAAGTCCTACTCCTTCTTTTCCTCCGACTCCAAGTCCTTCTCCAATTCATCCAGTGCCTTTACCTCTTCAAATAAGCAATGCTATAAAAGTAAACAACAAGGATCTGGTCAAAACTCCCGAAGAAATGTTTTTTAGAGGACCACAAGGAAAA CTCCTTAAGGTTGTTCGCTGTACCCAAACATATTTCAATTCTAAACTCAATTTTGAACCAGGAAAGTACCATCCTTTTTCATATATATTGTCTttcttaaaagaaagaattctGAACCAAGAAAGTGCTATCCTTGTTCATATTGTAAAGAGCGATTCATCATTGTCTCCCATGCCACTATCAGTGTCTCCATAG
- the LOC116918432 gene encoding uncharacterized protein LOC116918432 isoform X2 gives MMQAIIVHATPAVTPRCKQCHMETTICVRCASCKEVLCFECDFSYHRTRPFHTRQCMQLDSSFPLKPTQFLDPSGNIFDKYVHVPLFLPTECSNCRAEGSLKCQAGSKSIAVITRDGRFDLSNTSFCCSKCLCIAEASVEMYWNIGLISSISCRGPQNFDVISRVHFARASREYEYMQHQINTKILSRQVMVCKACGVKPKALHVDGNFKLYRWRLSHIKEKAKILVEIPHIPLAVYYTSESHIIRNADTSEFPDQCTTITDAVSTDSPTNFAHPIGKTRRTKAHLKGVPEKRARSEGKQHASSRVKNSVIDLDYHKSITGDVLTRSLITDCAAGQLKIGSRNSCENFSSATPSRTPPFPPTPTPSPTPSFPPTPSPSPIHPVPLPLQISNAIKVNNKDLVKTPEEMFFRGPQGKLLKVVRCTQTYFNSKLNFEPGKYHPFSYILSFLKERILNQESAILVHIVKSDSSLSPMPLSVSP, from the exons ATGATGCAAGCAATTATTGTGCATGCAACTCCAGCTGTAACACCCCGCTGTAAGCAGTGTCACATGGAAACCACCATTTGTGTGCGTTGTGCATCATGTAAAGAGGTGTTATGCTTTGAGTGTGATTTTAGTTATCACAGAACAAGGCCCTTCCATACGCGTCAATGTATGCAGCTGGACTCATCTTTTCCATTAAAACCAACCCAGTTCCTTGATCCCAGTGGAAATATTTTTGACAAAT atgTTCATGTGCCATTGTTTCTACCAACTGAATGCTCCAATTGTAGAGCAGAAGGGAGCCTGAAATGCCAGGCCGGTTCAAAATCGATTGCTGTTATCACTCGTGATG GTCGCTTTGATCTCTCAAACACTTCTTTTTGCTGCTCGAAATGCCTTTGCATAGCAGAAGCAAGTGTTGAA ATGTACTGGAACATTGGACTCATCTCAAGCATCAGCTGCCGGGGTCCTCAGAAC TTCGATGTCATCAGCCGGGTTCATTTTGCTCGAGCTTCGAGAGAGTACGAATATATGCAACATCAAATTAACACGAAAATTTTGTCCCGGCAAGTTATGGTTTGTAAAGCATGCGGTGTGAAACCCAAAGCTTTGCACGTTGATGGAAATTTTAAGCTTTATCGATGGCGTTTATCTCACATCAA GGAAAAGGCAAAGATACTTGTGGAGATTCCGCATATACCGCTGGCCGTATATTATACATCGGAATCTCATATAATACGGAATGCTGATACATCGGAATTTCCTGATCAATGCACTACTATCACTGATGCTGTCTCAACTGATTCTCCAACAAATTTTGCTCATCCCATAG GGAAAACTCGAAGAACCAAAGCCCATTTAAAAGGTGTTCCCGAAAAGCGAGCACGTTCGGAGGGGAAACAGCATGCTTCATCAC GAGTTAAAAATTCAGTGATTGATTTGGATTACCACAAGTCTATAACTGGAGATGTCCTTACCCGATCTTTAATAACCGATTGTGCTGCTGGGCAGTTGAAGATAGGAAGCAGGAACAGCTGTGAAAATTTCAGCAGTGCAACTCCAAGCCGCACTCCTCCTTTTCCTCCTACTCCTACTCCAAGTCCTACTCCTTCTTTTCCTCCGACTCCAAGTCCTTCTCCAATTCATCCAGTGCCTTTACCTCTTCAAATAAGCAATGCTATAAAAGTAAACAACAAGGATCTGGTCAAAACTCCCGAAGAAATGTTTTTTAGAGGACCACAAGGAAAA CTCCTTAAGGTTGTTCGCTGTACCCAAACATATTTCAATTCTAAACTCAATTTTGAACCAGGAAAGTACCATCCTTTTTCATATATATTGTCTttcttaaaagaaagaattctGAACCAAGAAAGTGCTATCCTTGTTCATATTGTAAAGAGCGATTCATCATTGTCTCCCATGCCACTATCAGTGTCTCCATAG